Proteins encoded by one window of Chondromyces crocatus:
- a CDS encoding HAD-IA family hydrolase yields MLTTSQVHPVDAVLLDMDGTILNSIKSAERIWSAWALRHGLDVDAFLPTIHGVQTVETIRRLGLPSVDPHAEAAAITQAEIDDVEGIEAIAGVAEFLGALAEGSWGIVTSAPRALALRRIEAAGLPTPPLLIAAEDVAHGKPAPDCFHLAAARLGTTADRCLVVEDSRAGIVAAERAGATILVITSTHPTPMAVEHPAIVDYRDLVLETTPDGSLHIRHAQGGGDRPARLSCIVKAGRPSETSRPRL; encoded by the coding sequence ATGCTGACGACGTCGCAAGTACACCCGGTGGATGCCGTCCTCCTCGACATGGACGGGACGATCTTGAACTCGATCAAGTCGGCTGAGCGCATCTGGAGCGCATGGGCCCTGCGGCACGGCCTCGACGTCGACGCCTTCCTGCCGACGATCCACGGCGTTCAGACGGTCGAAACCATCCGGAGGCTCGGTCTGCCCAGCGTCGATCCGCACGCCGAGGCCGCCGCGATCACACAAGCAGAGATCGACGATGTCGAGGGCATCGAGGCGATCGCAGGCGTCGCCGAGTTTCTCGGCGCGCTGGCCGAAGGGAGCTGGGGGATCGTGACCTCGGCGCCGCGGGCCCTCGCCTTGCGGCGCATCGAAGCAGCCGGCCTGCCCACGCCACCCCTGCTGATCGCTGCCGAGGACGTGGCGCATGGAAAGCCCGCTCCGGACTGCTTTCACCTGGCCGCAGCGCGCCTCGGGACGACCGCGGACAGGTGCCTCGTCGTCGAGGACTCGCGCGCGGGGATCGTGGCAGCAGAGCGCGCCGGCGCGACCATCCTGGTCATCACCTCGACCCACCCCACCCCGATGGCGGTCGAGCATCCAGCCATCGTGGATTACCGCGACCTCGTCCTGGAGACGACGCCGGACGGCTCACTCCACATTCGCCACGCGCAAGGAGGCGGCGATCGACCAGCGCGTCTGTCCTGCATCGTGAAAGCGGGCCGCCCCTCCGAGACCAGCCGCCCGCGTCTCTAG
- a CDS encoding tetratricopeptide repeat protein, which produces MSWHEHPEGRAGFLRELLVDWSHLNAQVERAWSPALVGRQMKCSALAWLLTCAQEGLRPSVLAAALRLEIWPSRVILAELAHVRDPFTHRTSVRAVLPLLEAHALDELLLTADITHPRAYPVPELVARLVAEGRWDDAVAWALAPDLDGQRLDQVGPLFVAAPAVHRERVRDAVRSLVEALDGEEGVDALDPDEVEERIEILLAAARVLEGEERHALLARASAGLEAMDDAALQREPGEPDLRAKLAEALFAANQPEEARAWLARAGEHLAGDRAAPGTVEHLRKEVESGDPTTARAAAARLFDLFVAAASPDDGANDRAASVRLVWRVIAIGKAAAYLGPERCHQALARVWALTLSPPQPLSGWDLGGALIALLRAAEEPQRSHLAAKLCEHALRHPEMFPPLCEFSGWEEVYSTAEQRAYLQHLLRRCRLSKPAPLVRALLQCSAGCDALLRLRAGEAALHVARLHEAHELVPEVAAAVPSLWTACVAHLDAVHRPPIAVWAELLASVPPEQATALAQRLMDLRHDEIATSVFAPSFLSALPLEEAERHIDRFSEGSRRMLPLGRLPEPLSLRVFRHRRDALRGREDHQQRLAQLLVDAIPLRHHACVAHERAALFSWVGEQLASAPDESARAETEHAIWLLCHPLSLISDLADLDAFRASILARGSARLLRTLNGRYLTLKAPEQVDWRGGPDEFESPVWRALGMARTREELRAALALDPGVVGYPWVAERVLERGLGAAFAELATEQPRADERVRIWRSIWASLDSPTRHALWPALRSALDTCREEKRLERFALLPWLTAPQAQSEWIAEQSMQCTERYFELTPAFTGPLSAWTEHTQALLEIVAQCFPEEPTGG; this is translated from the coding sequence ATGAGCTGGCACGAGCACCCCGAAGGACGCGCAGGCTTCTTGCGCGAGCTGCTCGTCGACTGGTCGCATCTGAATGCGCAGGTGGAACGCGCGTGGTCGCCAGCGCTCGTGGGGCGGCAGATGAAATGCTCGGCGCTCGCCTGGCTGCTCACCTGCGCGCAAGAGGGCCTTCGGCCTTCGGTCCTCGCTGCGGCGTTGCGGCTCGAGATCTGGCCCTCGAGGGTGATCCTCGCCGAGCTGGCGCATGTGCGTGATCCTTTCACGCACCGTACGAGTGTACGCGCCGTGTTGCCGCTGCTCGAGGCGCACGCGCTCGACGAGCTGCTGCTCACCGCCGACATCACCCACCCCCGGGCGTATCCGGTGCCGGAGCTGGTGGCACGGCTGGTGGCAGAGGGGCGCTGGGATGACGCGGTGGCGTGGGCCTTGGCGCCCGATCTCGATGGGCAGCGGCTCGACCAGGTCGGGCCCCTGTTCGTCGCGGCGCCTGCCGTGCATCGGGAGCGTGTGCGTGACGCCGTGCGGAGCCTGGTCGAAGCGCTCGATGGCGAGGAGGGGGTCGATGCTCTCGACCCCGATGAGGTCGAAGAGCGGATCGAGATCCTCCTCGCTGCGGCCAGGGTGCTCGAGGGGGAAGAGCGGCACGCGCTCCTCGCGCGCGCCAGCGCCGGGCTCGAAGCCATGGACGACGCGGCGCTGCAGCGAGAGCCCGGAGAACCCGATCTGCGCGCGAAGCTCGCCGAGGCGCTCTTTGCTGCGAATCAGCCTGAAGAAGCGCGGGCGTGGCTGGCGCGCGCCGGGGAGCACCTCGCTGGCGATCGCGCCGCTCCGGGCACGGTCGAGCACTTGCGCAAGGAGGTGGAGAGCGGAGATCCCACGACCGCGCGCGCCGCCGCCGCGCGCCTGTTCGACCTGTTCGTTGCAGCGGCTTCGCCGGACGATGGCGCGAACGATCGCGCCGCCAGCGTCAGGCTGGTGTGGCGGGTGATCGCGATCGGCAAGGCGGCCGCATACCTGGGGCCGGAGCGGTGTCACCAGGCGCTCGCGCGCGTGTGGGCGCTCACGCTCTCGCCCCCGCAGCCCCTGAGCGGGTGGGACCTCGGCGGTGCGCTGATCGCGCTCTTGCGAGCGGCTGAAGAGCCGCAGCGGAGCCACCTTGCGGCGAAGCTCTGTGAGCACGCGCTGCGTCATCCCGAGATGTTCCCGCCGCTGTGCGAGTTCTCCGGCTGGGAAGAGGTGTACTCGACGGCCGAGCAGCGCGCGTACCTCCAGCACCTCTTGCGCCGCTGCCGGCTCTCGAAACCGGCGCCGCTGGTGCGCGCGCTCTTGCAGTGCAGCGCCGGGTGCGACGCGCTGCTTCGCCTCCGTGCAGGGGAGGCGGCACTGCACGTCGCGCGCCTCCACGAGGCGCACGAGCTCGTACCCGAGGTCGCGGCCGCCGTCCCTTCGCTGTGGACCGCCTGTGTGGCACACCTCGACGCTGTGCATCGCCCGCCCATCGCGGTGTGGGCCGAGCTGCTGGCGTCCGTGCCACCCGAGCAGGCGACAGCGCTGGCACAGCGGCTCATGGATCTCCGGCACGACGAGATCGCGACGTCGGTCTTTGCGCCGTCGTTCCTGTCGGCGCTTCCGCTGGAGGAGGCCGAGCGCCACATCGACCGCTTCTCGGAGGGATCTCGACGGATGCTGCCGCTGGGGCGGCTCCCCGAGCCACTGTCGCTGCGGGTGTTTCGACATCGGCGGGATGCCCTCCGCGGACGAGAGGACCACCAGCAACGGCTCGCCCAGCTCCTGGTCGATGCCATCCCACTGCGGCACCACGCCTGTGTGGCGCATGAGCGCGCGGCGCTGTTCTCGTGGGTGGGGGAGCAGCTCGCGTCGGCTCCTGACGAATCAGCACGTGCCGAAACCGAGCACGCCATCTGGTTGCTTTGCCACCCGCTGAGCTTGATCTCGGATCTCGCAGATCTCGATGCCTTCCGCGCGTCCATCCTCGCGCGTGGCTCGGCCCGCCTCTTGCGCACTCTCAATGGTCGTTACCTCACCCTGAAGGCTCCCGAGCAGGTGGACTGGCGAGGAGGCCCCGACGAGTTCGAGAGCCCGGTGTGGCGAGCGCTGGGCATGGCGCGGACGCGGGAAGAGCTGCGCGCCGCACTCGCCCTCGATCCAGGTGTCGTTGGCTACCCGTGGGTCGCGGAGCGTGTGCTCGAACGAGGGTTGGGCGCCGCGTTCGCCGAGCTGGCCACCGAGCAACCCAGGGCCGACGAGCGCGTACGGATCTGGCGTTCGATCTGGGCGAGCTTGGACTCTCCGACCCGACATGCGCTGTGGCCGGCGCTCCGCTCCGCGCTGGACACCTGCCGCGAGGAGAAGCGCCTGGAGCGGTTTGCGCTCCTGCCATGGCTCACCGCTCCGCAGGCGCAGAGCGAGTGGATCGCCGAGCAAAGCATGCAGTGCACGGAGCGCTACTTCGAACTCACGCCTGCCTTCACGGGACCGCTGAGCGCCTGGACCGAACACACCCAGGCGCTCCTCGAGATCGTGGCGCAGTGCTTTCCCGAAGAGCCCACGGGGGGATGA